In Girardinichthys multiradiatus isolate DD_20200921_A chromosome 18, DD_fGirMul_XY1, whole genome shotgun sequence, a single window of DNA contains:
- the LOC124884342 gene encoding extracellular calcium-sensing receptor-like — protein sequence MQTAYMEKPQRLQCTREFQLVQAMLFTIEEINNSSDLLPGISLGYNIYDTCGSIARSVKVSLALVNGNENVSAISGVCIRPAQVQAIMGEASSSPSMAIATIIGPFNVPLISQFATCACLSDKSKYPSFLRTIPSDYYQSRALVQLVKHFGWTWVGAVRTNDDYGNNGMATFTETAEQLGICLEYSLTFFRTDPQDKIQKIIEIIKSSTTKVIVAFISQADMDVLLHELSNHNLTGYQWVGSEAWIFDFQSALRDNNHILDGAIGLSIPKAHVTGLKEFILNVKPLYLTNNDLFIEFWEALFNCKVKQSNIDEIKRLCTGHENLTGVENSFTDMSLMPMFNNMYKGVYAVAHALHKILGCNKTCNNKVPLDPFMILQHIKGIYFKTKEGDEVYFNQNGDPAAKYEIINWQPKENGPVDFVTVGFYDASLPADRQMNVQQKSVIWAQNSVQVPVSVCSEKCPPGTHKVLEKGKPVCCYVCIRCAEGEISNSTDSVTCIRCPSEFWPNLRRDACIKKEAEFLSHQEIMGALLTAGSLVGTCMTVVVALIFVRYKKTPLVRANNSELSFLLLFSLTLCFLCSLTFIGEPSEWSCMLRHTSFGITFVLCISCVLGKTIVVLLAFNATRPGRNAMKWFGTAQQRLGVLGFTLIQVVICIIWLTNSPPFPSKNFKEFKDKIILECSLGSAVGFWVVLGYIGFLATLCFICAFLARKLPDNFNEAKFITFSMLIFCAVWLTFIPAYVSSPGKFSVAVEIFAILASTFGILVCIFIPKCYVMLMKPEKNTKKNIMGKVVSK from the exons ATGCAGACTGCTTATATGGAAAAACCTCAGCGCCTGCAGTGCACCAG AGAATTTCAGTTGGTCCAGGCAATGCTTTTCACCATCGAGGAGATAAATAACAGCTCCGACCTACTACCGGGCATTTCTCTGGGCTATAACATTTATGACACTTGTGGATCCATTGCTAGAAGTGTTAAAGTGTCGCTGGCCTTGGTTAATGGTAATGAAAATGTGTCTGCAATTTCTGGGGTATGTATAAGACCTGCACAAGTACAGGCTATAATGGGAGAGGCTTCATCATCTCCAAGCATGGCTATAGCTACTATAATTGGACCATTTAATGTCCCACTG ataagCCAGTTTGCCACATGTGCATGTCTCAGCGATAAATCTAAATACCCCTCATTTCTCAGAACAATACCCAGTGACTACTATCAGAGCAGAGCACTGGTCCAGTTGGTGAAGCACTTTGGTTGGACTTGGGTTGGAGCTGTTAGAACCAATGATGATTATGGCAATAATGGCATGGCTACATTCACAGAAACTGCAGAGCAGTTGGGCATTTGCCTTGAATATTCTCTAACTTTTTTCAGAACGGATCCACAGGACAAGATACAAAAGATAATTGAAATTATAAAATCTTCAACCACAAAGGTGATTGTTGCTTTCATTTCCCAAGCTGACATGGATGTTCTCCTACATGAGCTTTCCAACCACAACTTGACTGGCTATCAGTGGGTTGGGAGTGAGGCCTGGATTTTTGATTTTCAAAGTGCCTTGAGAGATAATAATCACATCTTAGATGGAGCTATAGGCCTTTCCATCCCCAAAGCACATGTCACTGGTCTCAAAGAGTTCATACTTAATGTGAAACCACTCTATTTAACAAACAATGACTTGTTTATAGAGTTCTGGGAGGCGTTATTTAACTGCAAGGTCAAGCAGTCAAATATAGATGAAATCAAGAGGCTATGCACTGGACATGAGAATCTGACtggagtggaaaacagcttcaCTGACATGTCACTCATGCCCATGTTTAACAATATGTATAAAGGAGTGTATGCTGTGGCTCATGCTCTGCACAAAATTCTAGGTTGCAATAAAACATGTAACAACAAGGTGCCACTAGATCCATTCATG ATTTTACAGCATATAAAAGGAATTTACTTCAAAACAAAGGAAGGAGATGAGGTTTACTTTAATCAGAATGGAGATCCAGCTGCTAAATATGAAATTATAAACTGGCAGCCAAAAGAAAATGGCCCTGTGGACTTTGTCACAGTTGGTTTTTATGATGCATCTTTAcctgcagacagacagatgaATGTGCAACAGAAGTCTGTAATTTGGGCTCAGAATTCGGTGCAG GTACCTGTTTCAGTTTGCAGTGAGAAATGCCCCCCAGGAACACATAAGGTTCTCGAGAAAGGAAAACCTGTGTGCTGCTATGTCTGTATACGTTGTGCAGAGGGAGAAATAAGCAACAGCACAG attctgtGACCTGCATAAGATGCCCCTCTGAATTCTGGCCAAATTTACGAAGAGATGCCTGCATAAAAAAGGAGGCTGAGTTTTTGTCACATCAAGAAATTATGGGAGCATTGCTCACTGCAGGATCTTTAGTTGGAACATGTATGACTGTGGTTGTTGCACTTATTTTTGTCAGATACAAAAAAACTCCTCTTGTGAGGGCAAACAATTCTGAGTTGAGCTTCCTGTTGCTCTTCTCTTTGACCCTGTGTTTCCTCTGCTCTCTGACCTTTATTGGAGAGCCATCTGAGTGGTCCTGCATGCTGCGTCACACATCATTTGGCATCACATTTGTCCTTTGTATTTCCTGTGTTCTGGGGAAAACTATAGTCGTCCTATTGGCATTTAATGCAACACGGCCAGGCAGAAATGCTATGAAATGGTTTGGAACTGCACAACAGAGACTCGGCGTTCTGGGTTTCACACTTATACAAGTTGTGATTTGTATTATCTGGTTAACCAATTCACCTCCATTTCCATCCAAAAATTTTAAAGAATTCAAGGACAAAATCATCTTGGAGTGTTCTCTGGGTTCAGCAGTGGGCTTCTGGGTTGTCCTTGGCTACATAGGATTTCTCGcaacattatgttttatttgtgcttttctAGCGCGTAAACTGCCTGACAATTTCAACGAAGCCAAATTTATAACTTTCAGCATGCTGATATTCTGTGCTGTATGGCTCACTTTTATCCCAGCGTATGTCAGCTCTCCTGGGAAGTTTAGTGTTGCTGTAGAAATCTTTGCTATTCTTGCCTCCACTTTTGGAATACTAGTTTGTATTTTCATTCCTAAATGTTATGTCATGTTGAtgaaaccagaaaaaaatacaaaaaagaataTCATGGGAAAGGtggtttcaaaataa
- the LOC124884715 gene encoding extracellular calcium-sensing receptor-like, whose amino-acid sequence MDGDILLGGLFSFHTSWKERENSYKEKPLPLQCTREFQLAQTMLFAIEEINNRSDLLPGISLGSRIYDSCGSIARSIKGALALVNSNENMSDTLKACTKPAHVQAVMGEASSSPSMAVATVIGPFHIPLISHFATCACLSDKSKYPSFLRTIPSDYYQSRAMAQLVKHFGWTWVGAVRSNEDYGKNGMAIFTEIAQQLGICLEYSITFFRTDASDKIQRLIEIIKASTSKVVVGFLSHMDMDVLIQHLSTYNLTGYQWVGTEAWIFDSQTASRDKNHILDGALGLHIPKAHVSGLREFMLDVKPLNSSNNDLLTEFWEGLFSCKFKLSKSTEMQRECTGHEDLTGVENIFTDMSHMSIFNNMYKGVYAVAHALHNILSCNQTCKSNIKLDPLTILYDIKNNYFKTKEGEEVYFNENGDPAAKYEIINWQRKENGVVDFVTVGLYDASLPPDKQMNLQNESLIWSQNSKEVPVSVCNERCLPGTRKVLQKGKPVCCYDCIKCAEGEISNITDSVTCVRCPLESWSNENRDACIQKKAEFLSYEEIMGAFLAAASLLGTCITVIVAVIFVKYRKTPLVKANNSELSFLLLFSLKLCFLCSLTFIGQPSEWSCMLRHTAFGITFVLCISCVLGKTIVVLMAFKATLPGRNVMKWFGPTQQRLSVLGFTIVQVVICMLWLIISPPFPSKNFKEFKDKIILECALGSSVGFWAVLGYIGFLATLCFICAFLARKLPDNFNEAKFITFSMLIFCAVWITFIPAYVSSPGKFSVAVEIFAILASTFGLLVCIFIPKCYVMLMKPEKNTKKNMMGKVVSKPS is encoded by the exons ATGGATGGGGATATTTTGTTAGGAGGGCTCTTCTCTTTCCACACTAGCTGGAAAGAAAGAGAGAATAGTTACAAAGAAAAACCTCTGCCACTGCAATGCACAAG AGAATTCCAGTTAGCCCAGACTATGCTTTTTGCCATTGAGGAGATAAATAACCGATCAGATCTACTACCAGGCATCTCTCTGGGCTCTAGAATTTACGATTCTTGTGGCTCCATTGCCAGAAGTATTAAAGGTGCGCTAGCCTTGGTTAACAGTAATGAAAATATGTCTGACACTTTAAAGGCATGCACAAAGCCTGCACATGTGCAGGCTGTTATGGGAGAAGCATCTTCATCTCCGAGTATGGCTGTAGCTACTGTCATTGGACCTTTTCATATCCCATTG ATCAGCCATTTTGCTACATGTGCTTGTCTCAGTGATAAATCAAAATACCCTTCATTTCTCAGAACCATACCAAGTGATTACTACCAGAGCAGAGCTATGGCACAGTTAGTAAAGCACTTTGGATGGACTTGGGTTGGAGCTGTTCGATCAAATGAAGATTATGGCAAAAATGGGATGGCTATATTTACAGAAATCGCACAACAACTGGGTATTTGTCTGGAATATTCCATAACTTTCTTTAGGACAGATGCATCAGACAAAATACAAAGGTTAATTGAAATTATCAAGGCCTCAACATCGAAAGTGGTTGTAGGTTTCCTCTCTCACATGGACATGGATGTGCTTATACAACACTTGTCAACATACAACTTGACCGGGTACCAGTGGGTGGGTACAGAGGCCTGGATCTTTGATTCTCAAACCGCATCAAGAGATAAGAATCACATTTTGGATGGAGCGCTAGGCCTTCACATCCCCAAAGCACATGTCAGTGGTCTCAGGGAGTTCATGTTGGATGTGAAGCCACTTAACTCGTCAAACAATGACTTGTTGACAGAGTTCTGGGAAGGATTATTTAGCTGCAAATTTAAGCTgtcaaaatcaacagaaatgCAGAGAGAATGTACTGGACATGAAGATCTAACTGgagtggaaaacattttcacTGACATGTCACACATGTCCATCTTTAACAATATGTATAAAGGAGTCTATGCTGTGGCCCATGCTCTGCACAATATTCTTAGCTGTAATCAAACATGTAAAAGCAATATAAAGCTTGATCCATTAACG ATTTTATAtgacataaaaaataattatttcaaaacaaaggAAGGAGAGGAGGTTTATTTTAATGAGAATGGAGATCCAGCTGCAAAATATGAGATCATAAACtggcagagaaaagaaaatggcGTTGTGGACTTTGTCACagttggtctttatgatgcctCATTACCTCCAGACAAGCAGATGAATCTACAAAATGAGTCTTTAATTTGGTCGCAGAACTCTAAAGAG GTGCCTGTATCTGTTTGCAATGAAAGGTGTCTACCAGGAACACGCAAGGTTTTACAAAAAGGAAAACCTGTGTGCTGCTATGACTGTATAAAATGTGCAGAGGGAGAAATAAGCAACATCACAG attctGTCACCTGTGTGAGATGCCCCCTTGAATCCTGGTCAAATGAAAACAGAGATGCGTGTATACAGAAGAAAGCAGAGTTTCTTTCATATGAAGAAATAATGGGGGCATTTCTTGCTGCAGCGTCTTTACTTGGGACATGTATAACTGTTATTGTTgcagttatttttgttaaatatagGAAAACTCCTCTTGTAAAGGCAAACAACTCTGAGCTGAGCTTCCTGCTGCTCTTCTCCTTAAAGCTGTGTTTCCTCTGCTCTCTGACTTTCATCGGCCAACCCTCTGAGTGGTCCTGCATGCTGCGGCACACAGCATTTGGCATCACCTTTGTCCTCTGCATCTCTTGTGTTCTAGGAAAAACCATAGTAGTTTTAATGGCATTTAAAGCTACCCTTCCAGGGAGAAATGTGATGAAATGGTTTGGACCTACACAGCAAAGACTAAGTGTTTTAGGGTTCACTATTGTACAAGTTGTCATCTGTATGCTTTGGTTAATCATTTCTCCTCCATTTCCAtcaaaaaattttaaagaatttaaagaCAAGATTATCTTGGAATGTGCACTGGGCTCTTCTGTTGGCTTCTGGGCTGTCCTTGGCTACATAGGATTTCTCGCAACATTATGCTTTATTTGTGCTTTTCTAGCGCGTAAACTGCCTGACAATTTCAACGAAGCCAAATTTATAACTTTCAGCATGCTGATATTCTGCGCTGTTTGGATCACTTTTATCCCAGCGTATGTCAGCTCTCCTGGGAAGTTTAGTGTTGCTGTAGAAATATTTGCTATTCTTGCCTCCACTTTTGGATTACTAGTTTGTATTTTCATTCCTAAATGTTATGTCATGTTGAtgaaaccagaaaaaaatacaaaaaagaataTGATGGGAAAGGTGGTTTCAAAACCATCTTGA
- the LOC124884349 gene encoding extracellular calcium-sensing receptor-like, with protein sequence MLGGLFSFHNNWKETENTYIEIPLPLKCTSLNFREFQLAQAMLFAIEEINNSSDLLPGISLGYKIYDTCGYNARSVKVALALLNDYENVSAPSKDCVTPAQVQAIMGEASSSPSTAIATVIGPFFIPMISHFATCACLSDKSKYPSFLRTIPSDYYQSRALAQLVKYFGWTWVGAVRTNDDYGNSGMATFIESAQHLGICLEYSISFYRTDPSDKIQKIINIMKGSTSKVIVAFLSQADMDVIIHEFSSHNLTGYQWVGSEAWIFDFQTAARDTNHILDGAIGLSIPKAHVIGIKEFILNVKPLFSLNNDLFTEFWEALFSCKFKQSNSAELQRQCTGLEDLTGVENTFTDMSLMPIFNNMYKGVYAVAHALHNILSCNQTCSSNVQLDPFTILQQIKDIYFKTKEGDEVYFNENGDPAAKYEIINWQRRDNDPVEFVVVGLYDASLPTDKQMDVQLKSIIWAQNSQKIPVSVCSEKCPPGTRKVLQKGKPICCYDCVRCAEGEINNITDSVTCVRCPLEFWSNENRDDCIRKETEFLSYKEIMGALLTGASLSGTCMTLVVAVIFVKYRKTPLVRANNSELSFLLLFSLKLCFLCSLTFIGKPSEWSCMLRHTAFGITFVLCISCVLGKTIVVLMAFKATLPGRNVMKWFGPTQQRLSVLGFTLVQVIICGLWLTIAPPFPSTNFEGYNDKIILECSLGSTVGFWAVLGYIGLLGMLCFICAFLARKLPDNFNEAKFITFSMLIFSAVWITFIPAYVSSPGKFSVAVEIFAILASSFGLLICIFIPKCYVMLIKPEKNTKRNMMGK encoded by the exons ATGTTGGGGGgacttttttctttccacaacAACTGGAAAGAAACAGAGAATACTTACATTGAAATTCCTCTGCCACTGAAATGTACCAG tttgaatttcAGAGAATTCCAATTAGCCCAAGCTATGCTTTTTGCCATTGAGGAGATAAATAACAGCTCAGATCTACTGCCGGGAATATCTCTGGGCTATAAAATATATGACACCTGTGGCTATAATGCCAGAAGTGTTAAAGTTGCATTGGCCTTGCTTAACGATTATGAAAATGTGTCTGCTCCTTCCAAGGACTGTGTGACACCTGCACAAGTGCAGGCCATAATGGGAGAAGCCTCATCCTCTCCAAGCACAGCGATAGCTACTGTCATTGGACCTTTTTTTATACCAATG atcaGCCACTTTGCCACATGTGCTTGTCTCAGTGACAAATCTAAATACCCTTCATTTCTCAGAACAATTCCCAGTGACTACTATCAGAGTAGAGCACTGGCCCAATTAGTAAAGTACTTTGGATGGACTTGGGTTGGAGCTGTTAGAACAAACGATGATTATGGTAACAGTGGCATGGCAACATTCATAGAATCAGCACAGCACCTGGGCATTTGCCTTGAATACTCCATTTCTTTCTATAGGACAGATCCATcagacaaaatccaaaagatAATTAACATCATGAAGGGTTCAACTTCTAAGGTGATTGTTGCTTTCCTTTCCCAAGCTGACATGGATGTGATTATACATGAGTTTTCTAGCCACAACTTAACTGGCTACCAGTGGGTTGGGAGTGAGGCCTGGATCTTTGATTTTCAAACCGCTGCAAGAGATACAAATCACATCTTAGATGGAGCAATAGGCCTCTCCATCCCCAAAGCGCATGTCATTGGTATCAAAGAGTTCATACTAAACGTGAAACCATTGTTTTCATTGAACAATGACTTGTTCACAGAGTTCTGGGAGGCATTATTTAGCTGCAAGTTTAAGCAGTCAAATTCAGCAGAGCTTCAGAGACAATGTACAGGACTGGAGGATCTGACAGGAGTCGAAAATACCTTCACTGACATGTCACTCATGCCCATATTTAACAATATGTATAAAGGAGTGTATGCTGTTGCCCATGCTCTGCATAATATCCTCAGCTGTAATCAAACATGTAGCAGCAATGTACAGCTAGATCCATTCACG ATTTTACAgcaaataaaagacatttatttcaaaacaaaggAAGGTGATGAAGTGTACTTTAATGAGAATGGAGATCCAGCTGCAAAATATGAAATTATAAACTGGCAAAGAAGAGATAATGATCCTGTGGAATTTGTAGTTGTGGGTCTCTACGATGCATCATTACCAacagacaaacagatggatgtgCAACTTAAGTCAATAATTTGGGCTCAAAATTCACAGAAG attccTGTATCAGTTTGCAGTGAGAAGTGTCCCCCAGGAACACGTAAAGTTCTCCAGAAGGGAAAACCTATTTGCTGTTATGACTGTGTACGTTGTGCAGAAGGAGAAATAAACAACATCACAG ATTCTGTCACCTGTGTGAGATGCCCCCTTGAATTCTGGTCAAATGAAAACAGAGATGATTGTATAAGAAAAGAGACTGAATTTCTTTCATACAAAGAAATAATGGGGGCATTGCTCACTGGAGCATCTTTATCTGGAACATGTATGACTCTTGTTGTTGCAGTCATTTttgttaaatacagaaaaacccCTCTTGTGAGGGCAAACAACTCCGAGCTGAGCTTCCTGCTGCTCTTCTCCTTAAAGCTGTGTTTCCTCTGCTCTCTGACTTTCATCGGAAAACCCTCTGAGTGGTCCTGCATGCTGCGGCACACAGCATTTGGCATCACCTTTGTCCTTTGCATCTCTTGTGTTCTAGGAAAAACCATAGTAGTTTTAATGGCATTTAAAGCTACCCTTCCAGGGAGAAATGTGATGAAATGGTTTGGACCTACACAGCAAAGACTAAGTGTTTTGGGTTTTACTCTTGTACAAGTGATCATATGTGGCCTCTGGTTAACAATTGCTCCACCATTTCCATCGACAAATTTTGAAGGATATAACGACAAAATCATCTTGGAGTGTTCTCTGGGCTCCACTGTGGGCTTCTGGGCTGTCCTTGGTTACATAGGTCTTCTCGgtatgttgtgttttatttgtgcttttctGGCTCGAAAACTGCCTGATAATTTCAACGAAGCCAAATTTATCACCTTCAGCATGCTGATATTTTCTGCTGTGTGGATCACTTTTATTCCAGCATATGTCAGCTCTCCTGGAAAGTTCAGCGTTGCTGTAGAAATCTTTGCTATTCTTGCCTCCAGTTTTGGATTGTTAATTTGTATCTTTATTCCAAAATGTTATGTCATGCTgataaaaccagaaaaaaatactaaaaggaATATGATGGGGAAATAA